Proteins encoded in a region of the Globicephala melas chromosome 1, mGloMel1.2, whole genome shotgun sequence genome:
- the RABGGTB gene encoding geranylgeranyl transferase type-2 subunit beta isoform X4: MGTPQKDVIIKSDAPDTLLVEKHADYIASYGSKKDDYILTLYDSINVIDVNKVVEYVQSLQKEDGSFAGDIWGEIDTRFSFCAVATLALLGKLDAINVEKAIEFVLSCMNFDGGFGCRPGSESHAGQIYCCTGFLAITSQLHRVNSDLLGWWLCERQLPSGGLNGRPEKLPDVCYSWWVLASLKIIGRLHWIDREKLRSFILACQDEETGGFADRPGDMVDPFHTLFGIAGLSLLGEEQIKPVSPVFCMPEEILRRVNVQPELVS; the protein is encoded by the exons ATG GGCACACCGCAGAAGGATGTTATTATCAAGTCAGATGCACCCGACACCCTATTAGTGGAGAAGCATGCAGATTATATAGCATCCTATGGCTCAAAGAAAGATGATTAC ATTCTTACCCTCTATGATAGTATTAATGTTATTGATGTAAATAAAGTTGTGGAATATGTTCAGAGTCTACAGAAAGAAGATGGTTCTTTCGCTGGAGATATTTGGG GAGAAATCGACACAAGATTCTCTTTTTGTGCGGTGGCAACTTTGGCTCTATTG GGGAAGCTGGATGCTATTAATGTGGAAAAGGCAATCGAATTTGTTCTATCATGTATGAACTTTGATGGTGGATTTGGTTGCAGGCCAGGTTCTGAATCCCATGCTGGGCAG ATCTATTGTTGCACAGGATTCCTGGCTATTACTAGTCAGTTGCATCGAGTAAATTCTGATTTACTTGGTTGGTGGCTTTGTGAACGACAGCTTCCATCAGGTGGACTCAATGGAAGGCCAGAGAAG TTACCAGATGTGTGCTATTCTTGGTGGGTGTTGGCTTCCCTAAAGATAATTGGAAGGCTTCACTGGATTGACAGAGAGAAACTGCGCAGTTTCATTTTAGCATGTCAAGATGAAGAAACGGGAGGATTTGCGGACAGGCCAGGAGATATG gtaGATCCTTTTCATACTCTatttggaattgctggattgtcaCTTTTGGGAGAAGAACAGATTAAACCTGTTAGCCCTGTTTTTTGCATGCCTGAAGAAATACTTCGGAGAGTGAATGTTCAACCTGAACTAGTGAGCTAG
- the RABGGTB gene encoding geranylgeranyl transferase type-2 subunit beta isoform X2, with amino-acid sequence MGTPQKDVIIKSDAPDTLLVEKHADYIASYGSKKDDYEYCMSEYLRMSGIYWGLTVMDLMGQLHRMNREEILTFIKSCQHECGGISASIGHDPHLLYTLSAVQILTLYDSINVIDVNKVVEYVQSLQKEDGSFAGDIWGEIDTRFSFCAVATLALLGKLDAINVEKAIEFVLSCMNFDGGFGCRPGSESHAGQIYCCTGFLAITSQLHRVNSDLLGWWLCERQLPSGGLNGRPEKLPDVCYSWWVLASLKIIGRLHWIDREKLRSFILACQDEETGGFADRPGDMANPFHTLFGIAGLSLLGEEQIKPVSPVFCMPEEILRRVNVQPELVS; translated from the exons ATG GGCACACCGCAGAAGGATGTTATTATCAAGTCAGATGCACCCGACACCCTATTAGTGGAGAAGCATGCAGATTATATAGCATCCTATGGCTCAAAGAAAGATGATTAC GAATACTGTATGTCTGAATATTTGAGAATGAGTGGCATCTATTGGGGTCTGACTGTAATGGATCTCATGGGACAGCTACATCGCATGAATAGAGAAGAGATTCTGACATTTATTAAGTCTTGTCAACACGAGTGTGGTGGAATAAGTGCTAGTATTGGACATGATCCTCATCTTTTGTACACTCTTAGTGCTGTCCAG ATTCTTACCCTCTATGATAGTATTAATGTTATTGATGTAAATAAAGTTGTGGAATATGTTCAGAGTCTACAGAAAGAAGATGGTTCTTTCGCTGGAGATATTTGGG GAGAAATCGACACAAGATTCTCTTTTTGTGCGGTGGCAACTTTGGCTCTATTG GGGAAGCTGGATGCTATTAATGTGGAAAAGGCAATCGAATTTGTTCTATCATGTATGAACTTTGATGGTGGATTTGGTTGCAGGCCAGGTTCTGAATCCCATGCTGGGCAG ATCTATTGTTGCACAGGATTCCTGGCTATTACTAGTCAGTTGCATCGAGTAAATTCTGATTTACTTGGTTGGTGGCTTTGTGAACGACAGCTTCCATCAGGTGGACTCAATGGAAGGCCAGAGAAG TTACCAGATGTGTGCTATTCTTGGTGGGTGTTGGCTTCCCTAAAGATAATTGGAAGGCTTCACTGGATTGACAGAGAGAAACTGCGCAGTTTCATTTTAGCATGTCAAGATGAAGAAACGGGAGGATTTGCGGACAGGCCAGGAGATATGGCAA ATCCTTTTCATACTCTatttggaattgctggattgtcaCTTTTGGGAGAAGAACAGATTAAACCTGTTAGCCCTGTTTTTTGCATGCCTGAAGAAATACTTCGGAGAGTGAATGTTCAACCTGAACTAGTGAGCTAG
- the RABGGTB gene encoding geranylgeranyl transferase type-2 subunit beta isoform X1, with protein MGTPQKDVIIKSDAPDTLLVEKHADYIASYGSKKDDYEYCMSEYLRMSGIYWGLTVMDLMGQLHRMNREEILTFIKSCQHECGGISASIGHDPHLLYTLSAVQILTLYDSINVIDVNKVVEYVQSLQKEDGSFAGDIWGEIDTRFSFCAVATLALLGKLDAINVEKAIEFVLSCMNFDGGFGCRPGSESHAGQIYCCTGFLAITSQLHRVNSDLLGWWLCERQLPSGGLNGRPEKLPDVCYSWWVLASLKIIGRLHWIDREKLRSFILACQDEETGGFADRPGDMVDPFHTLFGIAGLSLLGEEQIKPVSPVFCMPEEILRRVNVQPELVS; from the exons ATG GGCACACCGCAGAAGGATGTTATTATCAAGTCAGATGCACCCGACACCCTATTAGTGGAGAAGCATGCAGATTATATAGCATCCTATGGCTCAAAGAAAGATGATTAC GAATACTGTATGTCTGAATATTTGAGAATGAGTGGCATCTATTGGGGTCTGACTGTAATGGATCTCATGGGACAGCTACATCGCATGAATAGAGAAGAGATTCTGACATTTATTAAGTCTTGTCAACACGAGTGTGGTGGAATAAGTGCTAGTATTGGACATGATCCTCATCTTTTGTACACTCTTAGTGCTGTCCAG ATTCTTACCCTCTATGATAGTATTAATGTTATTGATGTAAATAAAGTTGTGGAATATGTTCAGAGTCTACAGAAAGAAGATGGTTCTTTCGCTGGAGATATTTGGG GAGAAATCGACACAAGATTCTCTTTTTGTGCGGTGGCAACTTTGGCTCTATTG GGGAAGCTGGATGCTATTAATGTGGAAAAGGCAATCGAATTTGTTCTATCATGTATGAACTTTGATGGTGGATTTGGTTGCAGGCCAGGTTCTGAATCCCATGCTGGGCAG ATCTATTGTTGCACAGGATTCCTGGCTATTACTAGTCAGTTGCATCGAGTAAATTCTGATTTACTTGGTTGGTGGCTTTGTGAACGACAGCTTCCATCAGGTGGACTCAATGGAAGGCCAGAGAAG TTACCAGATGTGTGCTATTCTTGGTGGGTGTTGGCTTCCCTAAAGATAATTGGAAGGCTTCACTGGATTGACAGAGAGAAACTGCGCAGTTTCATTTTAGCATGTCAAGATGAAGAAACGGGAGGATTTGCGGACAGGCCAGGAGATATG gtaGATCCTTTTCATACTCTatttggaattgctggattgtcaCTTTTGGGAGAAGAACAGATTAAACCTGTTAGCCCTGTTTTTTGCATGCCTGAAGAAATACTTCGGAGAGTGAATGTTCAACCTGAACTAGTGAGCTAG
- the RABGGTB gene encoding geranylgeranyl transferase type-2 subunit beta isoform X3: MGTPQKDVIIKSDAPDTLLVEKHADYIASYGSKKDDYEYCMSEYLRMSGIYWGLTVMDLMGQLHRMNREEILTFIKSCQHECGGISASIGHDPHLLYTLSAVQILTLYDSINVIDVNKVVEYVQSLQKEDGSFAGDIWGEIDTRFSFCAVATLALLGKLDAINVEKAIEFVLSCMNFDGGFGCRPGSESHAGQIYCCTGFLAITSQLHRVNSDLLGWWLCERQLPSGGLNGRPEKLPDVCYSWWVLASLKIIGRLHWIDREKLRSFILACQDEETGGFADRPGDMILFILYLELLDCHFWEKNRLNLLALFFACLKKYFGE; this comes from the exons ATG GGCACACCGCAGAAGGATGTTATTATCAAGTCAGATGCACCCGACACCCTATTAGTGGAGAAGCATGCAGATTATATAGCATCCTATGGCTCAAAGAAAGATGATTAC GAATACTGTATGTCTGAATATTTGAGAATGAGTGGCATCTATTGGGGTCTGACTGTAATGGATCTCATGGGACAGCTACATCGCATGAATAGAGAAGAGATTCTGACATTTATTAAGTCTTGTCAACACGAGTGTGGTGGAATAAGTGCTAGTATTGGACATGATCCTCATCTTTTGTACACTCTTAGTGCTGTCCAG ATTCTTACCCTCTATGATAGTATTAATGTTATTGATGTAAATAAAGTTGTGGAATATGTTCAGAGTCTACAGAAAGAAGATGGTTCTTTCGCTGGAGATATTTGGG GAGAAATCGACACAAGATTCTCTTTTTGTGCGGTGGCAACTTTGGCTCTATTG GGGAAGCTGGATGCTATTAATGTGGAAAAGGCAATCGAATTTGTTCTATCATGTATGAACTTTGATGGTGGATTTGGTTGCAGGCCAGGTTCTGAATCCCATGCTGGGCAG ATCTATTGTTGCACAGGATTCCTGGCTATTACTAGTCAGTTGCATCGAGTAAATTCTGATTTACTTGGTTGGTGGCTTTGTGAACGACAGCTTCCATCAGGTGGACTCAATGGAAGGCCAGAGAAG TTACCAGATGTGTGCTATTCTTGGTGGGTGTTGGCTTCCCTAAAGATAATTGGAAGGCTTCACTGGATTGACAGAGAGAAACTGCGCAGTTTCATTTTAGCATGTCAAGATGAAGAAACGGGAGGATTTGCGGACAGGCCAGGAGATATG ATCCTTTTCATACTCTatttggaattgctggattgtcaCTTTTGGGAGAAGAACAGATTAAACCTGTTAGCCCTGTTTTTTGCATGCCTGAAGAAATACTTCGGAGAGTGA